The genome window GACGACGCTGACCGAAAAGTTCCTGCTTTACGGTGGCGCGATCCAGATGGCCGGACAGGTGCGCGCCAAGGGCGAGGCGCGGCGCACGCGCTCGGACTTCATGCAGATGGAGAAGGACCGGGGCATCTCCGTCTCGGCCTCCGCCATGTCGTTCGACTACGGCAACTACCGCTTCAACCTCGTCGACACCCCCGGTCACTCCGACTTCTCCGAAGACACCTACCGCACCCTCACGGCGGTGGACGCTGCGGTGATGGTGATCGACGGCGCCAAGGGCGTCGAGAGCCAGACGCAAAAGCTCTTCGAGGTCTGCCGGTTGCGCGACCTGCCGATCCTGACCTTCTGCAACAAGATGGACCGCGAGAGCCGCGACACCTTCGAGATCATCGACGAGATCCAGGAAATGCTGGCGATCGACGTGACGCCCGCCTCCTGGCCCATCGGCGTCGGCCGCGATTTCCTCGGCTGCTACGACATGATCCACAACCGTCTCGAACTCATGGACCGCGCCGACCGCAACAAGGTCGCCGAGAGCATCAAGATCGAAGGGCTGGACGATCCCAAGCTGGCCGAACACATCCCCGCCGAGCTGCTGGAAAAGCTTCTTGAAGAGGTCGAAATGGTGCGCGAGCTTCTGCCTCCGCTCGACCCCCAGGCGCTGGCCGAAGGCACGCTGACCCCCATCTGGTTCGGCTCCGCCATCAACAGCTTCGGCGTCAAGGAGCTGATGGACGGCATCGCCGAATACGGCCCCGAGCCGCAGCCGCAAAGCGCCGAACCGCGCCAGATTGCGCCCGAAGAGACCAAGGTCACCGGTTTCGTCTTCAAGGTGCAGGCCAACATGGACCCCAAGCACCGGGACCGGGTGGCCTTCCTGCGCCTCGCCTCCGGCCACTTCCAGCGCGGCATGAAGCTGACCCATGTGCGCACCAAGAAGCCGATGGCGGTGAGCAGCCCCGTGCTCTTTCTCGCGTCGGACCGCGAGCTGGCCGAAGAGGCCTGGGCCGGCGACATCATCGGCATCCCCAACCACGGCCAGCTCCGCATCGGCGACACCCTCACCGAGGGCGAGGCGCTGAAGGTCACGGGCATTCCCTCCTTCGCACCCGAGCTGCTGCAAAACTGCCGCGCGGGCGATCCGCTGAAGGCCAAGCACCTCGACAAGGCGCTGATGCAGTTCGCCGAGGAAGGCGCCGCCAAGGTGTTCAAGCCGGTGATCGGTGCGGGCTTCATCGTTGGCGTGGTCGGACAGCTTCAGTTCGAGGTGCTCGCCAGCCGGATCGAAATGGAATACGGCCTGCCGGTGCGCTTCGAGCCCTCGCAGTTCACCTCCGCCCGCTGGGTCAATGGCCCGCGCGAGGCGGTGAACAGGTTCGCCGAGGTGAACAAGCAGCACATGAGCACCGACAACGACGGCGACCTCGTCTATCTCACCCGCCTGCAGTGGGATATCGACCGCGTGGAGCGCGACTACCCCGAGGTGAAGCTCACCGCGACCAAGGAAATGATGGTGTAGGGCGGGACTTGTCCCGCCTTCCCTGCCCCGCGGGCTAGGCCCCGGCGATCACCTCTTCCACCAGGCTCTGAAGGGCACCGAAGTATCCGCCGCTCCGGGCCGGCTGGTTCGGGTCCGAGGTGATGACCACCACCACCTCCGCCTCCGGGCACACCGCCAGCACCTGCCCGCCATAGCCCCGCGCCAGCCCGTAGCTCATGCCCCCGGCCTCGCCCAGAAACCAGCCGTAGCCATAGCCCAGACCCGACCACGGCGAGCGGGTGCGTGCAACGAAGCTGCGGGTAATCCAATCCGCGCTCACCAGCCGCGCGCCCTCGTGCATCCCGCCTGCAAGGATCATCTCTCCGAAGCGGGCAAGCCCGTCCGGCGAAACCGCCATCTCGTTGCCCCCGAGGTAGTAGCCCTGCGGATCGCGGGTCCATCGCGGCACCTCGCCAAGCACCGCCCCGAGCCGGTCGCGCATCAGCGCCAGCAGGCTTTCGCCCGACACCTCAGCCAGCACCGCCCCCAGCACATGGGTCGAGCCGGTCGAATACAGCATCCGCCCGCCGGGCTCGGCCACCATCTCGCGCCCCAGCGCGTTGGCCACCCAGTTCCGGCTGGCGACCCAGCCGCCGTAGTTCGCGCCCGAAGTCCGCTCGAGCCCCGCGCGCAGCGTCACCAGATCCTCCAGCGTGATGTCGGCCACCTCCTCCGCCGCCTCCGCCGGAATCAGCCCCGGGGCAACTTCGCCCAGGCCTGCCGACACGCCCGGCACCTCGCCACGGTCGAGCGCGCAGCCCAGAAGGGTGGCCACAAGGGTCTTGGAGGCCGATTTCACGTTCACCGGCATCGCCACCCCCGGCCCGCGAAACACCTCTTCCACCACCCGCACGCCGCCCCGCTGCACCAGCAGCGTCCGCATCTGCTCATGCGCCTGCGCCCTCGCGACCAGCGAGGGCTGTGCCTCCTGAGCAAACAGGGGCCGCGACAGCAGCAGGCAAGCAGGGGCGGCAAGAAGGCTTCGGCGTGTGATCATCATACCGCCAGATTTGCGGCCCTTGCGCCTCAGGCCAACAAACCTTTTTGTGAGCGCGTAGGCATCGCCGCTTTCCTGCGTAGAATGCGCCAAGGAGACAGAGAGAGATGACAGAGCTTACCCGCCGCACCCTGCTGGCCGGCCTCGCCGCCTTTGCCGCCCTGCCCGCGCAGGGCGCCACCGTGCGGCGCGACGTTGCCTATGGCCCCGACCCGCTGCACCGCTACGACGTCTACCTGCCCGAAAGCCCCTCGGCCGCGCCGCTGGTGGTTTTTCTGCACGGCGGCGGCTGGGCCTTTGGCGACAAGGGCAACGACACTGTCTGGAAGGCGAAATCGGCGCATTACAACGCCCGCGGCATCGGCTTTGTGTCGGTCAACACCCGCCTCCTGCCCGAGGCCGACCCGATGCAGCAGGCCGCCGATCTTGCCCGCGCCCTCGCCCATGTGCAGCAGACCGCGCCGGGCTGGGGGGCCGATCCGTC of Oceanicola sp. 502str15 contains these proteins:
- a CDS encoding peptide chain release factor 3: MLDNRPTLPPEIARRRTFAIISHPDAGKTTLTEKFLLYGGAIQMAGQVRAKGEARRTRSDFMQMEKDRGISVSASAMSFDYGNYRFNLVDTPGHSDFSEDTYRTLTAVDAAVMVIDGAKGVESQTQKLFEVCRLRDLPILTFCNKMDRESRDTFEIIDEIQEMLAIDVTPASWPIGVGRDFLGCYDMIHNRLELMDRADRNKVAESIKIEGLDDPKLAEHIPAELLEKLLEEVEMVRELLPPLDPQALAEGTLTPIWFGSAINSFGVKELMDGIAEYGPEPQPQSAEPRQIAPEETKVTGFVFKVQANMDPKHRDRVAFLRLASGHFQRGMKLTHVRTKKPMAVSSPVLFLASDRELAEEAWAGDIIGIPNHGQLRIGDTLTEGEALKVTGIPSFAPELLQNCRAGDPLKAKHLDKALMQFAEEGAAKVFKPVIGAGFIVGVVGQLQFEVLASRIEMEYGLPVRFEPSQFTSARWVNGPREAVNRFAEVNKQHMSTDNDGDLVYLTRLQWDIDRVERDYPEVKLTATKEMMV
- a CDS encoding serine hydrolase, encoding MMITRRSLLAAPACLLLSRPLFAQEAQPSLVARAQAHEQMRTLLVQRGGVRVVEEVFRGPGVAMPVNVKSASKTLVATLLGCALDRGEVPGVSAGLGEVAPGLIPAEAAEEVADITLEDLVTLRAGLERTSGANYGGWVASRNWVANALGREMVAEPGGRMLYSTGSTHVLGAVLAEVSGESLLALMRDRLGAVLGEVPRWTRDPQGYYLGGNEMAVSPDGLARFGEMILAGGMHEGARLVSADWITRSFVARTRSPWSGLGYGYGWFLGEAGGMSYGLARGYGGQVLAVCPEAEVVVVITSDPNQPARSGGYFGALQSLVEEVIAGA